The following are encoded in a window of Rhodomicrobium lacus genomic DNA:
- a CDS encoding DUF2062 domain-containing protein, with protein MLFKRKEPLSIGRRVRNALWPTRSFDRSMRYMFYRLARIKSTPHSIALGCAAGVFAIFTPFFGFQMLLAALLAILLRGNIFASQVGTFAGNPITYPLIWVSTFTLGSVFLGNPANADLSHFQTGAQALGESLTNGSPDGIATAVQGLWPVLKPMALGALLLGGAVSAAVYVFIRRLLELQKSAQRSAPAKTAASLR; from the coding sequence ATGCTTTTCAAACGCAAGGAACCGCTTTCGATCGGCAGACGGGTGCGCAACGCGCTCTGGCCGACGCGTAGCTTCGACCGTTCCATGCGATACATGTTCTATCGCCTCGCCCGCATCAAATCGACGCCTCACAGCATCGCGCTCGGCTGCGCGGCGGGCGTGTTCGCGATCTTCACGCCGTTCTTCGGCTTCCAGATGCTGCTGGCGGCGCTGCTGGCAATCTTGCTGCGCGGCAATATCTTCGCCTCGCAAGTGGGCACGTTCGCCGGCAATCCGATCACCTATCCGCTGATCTGGGTTTCGACCTTCACGCTCGGCAGCGTCTTCCTCGGCAACCCGGCGAATGCCGACCTCAGCCACTTTCAGACCGGCGCGCAGGCGCTCGGCGAAAGCCTGACAAACGGCTCGCCTGACGGTATCGCCACAGCCGTTCAGGGGCTCTGGCCGGTGCTGAAGCCGATGGCGCTCGGCGCGCTGCTCCTCGGCGGCGCCGTTTCGGCGGCCGTCTATGTGTTCATCCGCCGTCTGCTCGAATTGCAGAAGAGCGCGCAGCGCTCCGCTCCGGCAAAGACGGCTGCTTCCCTTCGGTAA
- the pyrE gene encoding orotate phosphoribosyltransferase, producing MLTDDAVLTEFRDAGALLEGHFILSSGNHSTAYLQCARVLMDAKRAERLCAALAGKIRAAGLADGIDLVVSPAMGGVVVGYEMGRQLGLPAIFFERVDGAFALRRGFRIEKGQRCIMVEDVVTTGLSSRECIEAAEAAGGTVVAAASLVDRSGGRAKLPVPFVPLIRLDIPIFPPDQIPASVKGIAAVKPGSRGLKV from the coding sequence ATGCTCACAGACGATGCCGTGCTCACAGAATTCCGCGACGCTGGCGCGCTGCTCGAAGGCCACTTCATCCTGTCGTCGGGCAACCACTCAACCGCCTATCTCCAATGCGCGCGCGTGCTGATGGACGCGAAGCGCGCCGAGCGCCTCTGCGCGGCGCTCGCCGGGAAGATCCGCGCTGCGGGCCTCGCCGACGGCATCGATCTTGTCGTGTCGCCGGCGATGGGGGGCGTCGTCGTCGGCTACGAGATGGGCCGCCAGCTCGGCCTGCCCGCGATCTTCTTCGAGCGTGTGGATGGAGCGTTTGCCCTCAGGCGCGGCTTCCGCATCGAGAAGGGGCAGCGCTGCATCATGGTGGAGGATGTCGTCACGACCGGGCTGTCGTCTCGCGAATGCATCGAAGCTGCGGAAGCGGCGGGGGGCACTGTCGTCGCGGCCGCGTCGCTCGTCGACCGCTCGGGCGGCCGCGCGAAGCTTCCGGTGCCCTTCGTCCCGCTCATTCGGCTTGACATTCCCATCTTCCCGCCCGATCAAATCCCTGCCTCAGTCAAAGGTATAGCTGCTGTGAAGCCGGGCAGCCGGGGCTTGAAGGTTTAA
- a CDS encoding RelA/SpoT family protein, whose protein sequence is MMRQYDLVEKVLSYNPKANEALLNRAYVYAMQAHGQQKRASGDPYFSHPLAVAAILTGLKLDDETIATALLHDTIEDTQATKDEIEKLFGPNIAALVDGLTKIEKLNLVSKKTQQAENFRKLLIAISSDVRVLLVKLADRLHNMRTLEHMKPEKRRLIAQETMDIYAPLAGRMGIQEIRDELEELSFRWLHPAAYETLMSRLNVLREQNRGLTEEIASELRTKLEAQAIKADVTSREKKPYSIWLKMQNKQIGLEQLSDVYGFRVIVPEVQDCYTALGVVHRTWRVVPGRFKDYISTPKHNDYKSIHTTIVGPRHQRVELQIRTAEMHQIAEYGVAAHSGYKLAALAKLHGDEQAAQGPQPSESMAYQWLRKLVDNLLEGDNPEEFLEHTKLELFLDQVFCFTPKGRLIALPRGANGIDFAYAVHTHIGNHCVGVKINGRHMPLLTELKNGDEVEIILSEAQTPPAAWENAVMTGKARSAIRRATREAVRKQYLALGRDIMKAALERADKAPDTELSPILPRFALKTAEDLLTAIGQGEIAADEVLGALDPNFRSDVPPKRRTITRDEAGWFNLGRVAGFKFRWAGLLTGSDRELRSKGVPLQNADGSPIVKLAEGGAVPGERIVGILDPGKGITIYPIHSAKLRAFEDQLDRWIDVTWDIREGTTELYPARMQVTALNEPGSLARIASVIGAARANIDKLQMVTRARDYTEMLIDIEVLDLKHLTDIVNGVKNLPVVSSASRVID, encoded by the coding sequence ATCATGCGGCAGTACGATCTCGTGGAAAAGGTGCTGAGCTACAATCCCAAGGCGAATGAGGCTCTCCTTAATCGCGCCTATGTCTATGCCATGCAGGCGCACGGCCAGCAGAAGCGCGCGTCGGGCGATCCGTATTTTTCCCATCCTCTGGCGGTTGCCGCTATCCTGACCGGGCTCAAGCTCGACGACGAGACGATTGCGACCGCCCTTCTTCACGACACGATTGAAGACACGCAGGCCACAAAGGACGAGATCGAGAAGCTTTTCGGTCCGAACATCGCCGCGCTCGTGGACGGTCTCACCAAGATCGAAAAGCTGAATCTCGTCTCCAAGAAGACGCAGCAGGCCGAAAATTTCCGCAAGCTCCTGATCGCCATTTCGAGCGACGTGCGCGTGCTGCTCGTCAAGCTCGCGGACCGGCTGCACAACATGCGCACGCTCGAGCACATGAAGCCCGAGAAGCGCCGCCTCATCGCCCAGGAGACGATGGATATCTATGCGCCGCTCGCCGGTCGCATGGGCATCCAGGAAATCCGCGACGAGCTGGAGGAACTGTCCTTCCGCTGGCTGCATCCGGCGGCTTACGAAACGCTGATGTCCCGCCTCAACGTGCTGCGCGAGCAAAATCGCGGGCTGACCGAGGAAATCGCGAGCGAACTCAGGACCAAGCTCGAAGCGCAGGCCATCAAGGCGGACGTTACCAGCCGCGAGAAGAAGCCTTATTCGATCTGGCTCAAGATGCAGAACAAGCAGATCGGGCTTGAGCAACTGTCCGATGTGTACGGCTTCCGCGTCATCGTGCCGGAGGTGCAGGATTGTTATACGGCGCTCGGCGTCGTGCATCGCACGTGGCGCGTCGTGCCGGGCCGCTTCAAGGATTACATCTCGACGCCGAAGCATAACGATTACAAATCGATCCACACGACCATCGTCGGGCCGCGTCACCAGCGCGTGGAACTGCAAATCCGCACCGCCGAGATGCATCAGATCGCGGAATATGGCGTTGCCGCGCATTCGGGCTACAAGCTCGCCGCGCTGGCGAAGCTGCACGGCGACGAGCAGGCTGCGCAAGGCCCGCAGCCAAGCGAGAGCATGGCCTATCAGTGGCTCCGCAAGCTCGTCGACAACCTCCTCGAAGGCGACAACCCGGAAGAATTCCTGGAGCATACGAAGCTCGAACTTTTCCTCGATCAGGTATTCTGCTTCACACCGAAGGGCCGCCTCATCGCCTTGCCCCGCGGCGCGAATGGCATCGACTTCGCCTATGCGGTTCACACGCATATCGGCAATCATTGCGTCGGCGTGAAGATCAACGGCCGGCACATGCCGCTTTTGACCGAGTTGAAGAACGGCGACGAGGTGGAGATCATCCTTTCGGAGGCGCAGACACCGCCCGCCGCGTGGGAAAATGCCGTCATGACCGGCAAGGCGCGCTCCGCCATCCGCCGCGCCACGCGGGAGGCCGTGCGAAAGCAGTATCTCGCCCTCGGCCGCGACATCATGAAAGCCGCGCTGGAGCGTGCCGACAAGGCGCCGGACACCGAATTGTCGCCCATCCTGCCGCGCTTTGCGTTGAAAACGGCGGAAGATCTGCTGACGGCCATCGGACAGGGCGAGATCGCGGCGGACGAGGTGCTCGGCGCACTCGACCCGAATTTTCGCAGCGATGTGCCCCCGAAGCGCCGCACGATCACGCGCGACGAGGCGGGTTGGTTCAATCTCGGCCGCGTGGCCGGATTCAAGTTTCGCTGGGCCGGGCTTCTCACCGGCTCGGACCGTGAGTTGCGAAGCAAGGGTGTTCCGCTGCAAAACGCGGACGGTTCGCCCATCGTGAAGCTGGCGGAGGGCGGCGCAGTGCCGGGCGAGCGTATCGTCGGCATTCTCGATCCCGGCAAGGGCATCACGATCTACCCCATCCACTCGGCGAAGCTGCGCGCCTTCGAGGACCAGCTCGACCGCTGGATCGATGTCACATGGGACATCCGGGAAGGCACGACGGAGCTTTACCCTGCCCGCATGCAGGTGACCGCGCTCAACGAGCCGGGAAGTCTCGCCCGCATCGCGAGCGTGATCGGCGCGGCGCGCGCCAATATCGACAAGCTGCAAATGGTCACCCGCGCGCGAGACTATACGGAGATGCTCATCGACATCGAGGTTCTTGACCTCAAGCATCTGACGGATATCGTCAACGGCGTCAAAAACCTGCCCGTGGTCAGCTCTGCGAGCCGCGTGATCGACTGA
- the rpoZ gene encoding DNA-directed RNA polymerase subunit omega, which translates to MARVTVEDCVDKVSNRFELVLLAAHRARAVSAGAPITIDRDNDKNPVVALREIADQTVSPEDLKEDLIHSLQSHVEVDEPEAEAAPSLPSSRQVNVLGPDDQFADQQIDRITEEELLQGLARSIPAEAASGGRSKG; encoded by the coding sequence ATGGCACGCGTCACCGTAGAAGATTGCGTTGATAAGGTATCGAATCGCTTCGAACTTGTGCTTCTCGCCGCGCACAGGGCACGGGCGGTGTCGGCCGGCGCGCCTATCACGATCGATCGCGACAACGACAAGAATCCGGTGGTGGCGCTTCGCGAAATCGCCGATCAGACCGTTTCGCCGGAAGATCTCAAGGAAGACCTGATCCACTCGCTGCAATCCCATGTCGAGGTCGACGAGCCGGAAGCCGAGGCTGCGCCGTCGCTGCCGAGTTCGCGGCAGGTCAACGTGCTCGGCCCGGACGATCAGTTCGCCGATCAGCAGATCGACCGCATCACCGAGGAAGAGCTTCTCCAGGGGCTCGCGCGCAGCATTCCGGCCGAGGCCGCGAGCGGCGGGCGCTCGAAGGGGTAA
- a CDS encoding general stress protein: MTVSITHVYDTYESAGCAIRELEAAGFHRDEISIIGTNPKADEAFRAIEENEEGDAAATGATLGGVAGAGAGMLASLGLVAIPGIGPLVAAGVLATTLAGAATGAVAGGLLGGLVAYGISEDEAEAYAESLKRGGTLVSVRVHEDKADEAERIMRRHHPVDIKARADEYRNDGDRDRAAAFPQKESGTGRQQPRAM, from the coding sequence ATGACTGTCAGCATAACTCACGTCTACGATACCTACGAAAGCGCCGGTTGCGCCATAAGAGAGCTTGAGGCGGCCGGTTTCCACCGCGACGAAATCAGCATCATCGGCACCAATCCGAAGGCTGACGAGGCTTTCCGCGCAATAGAGGAGAACGAGGAGGGAGATGCCGCCGCCACAGGCGCAACGCTTGGTGGCGTTGCAGGCGCAGGGGCAGGCATGCTCGCTTCACTGGGACTTGTGGCCATACCGGGCATCGGCCCGCTCGTTGCGGCGGGCGTCCTGGCAACGACGCTCGCAGGCGCGGCGACGGGTGCGGTAGCGGGTGGTCTTCTCGGCGGGCTGGTCGCCTACGGCATTTCGGAAGACGAAGCCGAAGCTTACGCGGAGTCGCTGAAACGTGGCGGCACGCTCGTCTCAGTCCGCGTCCATGAGGACAAGGCCGACGAAGCGGAACGCATCATGCGGCGCCATCACCCGGTCGATATTAAGGCGCGCGCCGACGAGTACCGGAATGACGGTGATCGCGATAGGGC